CGATGTAGTACACTGAAGACGTATCATATATACGATGAATTTTTGTGTATGCagctagcctacatttaggcgagatatcaattaacCTCCTGACTTTATTTCGATAGTAattgcatacttcgaggcgtagTTCAGAAGTTATGTTAGGCCGGCGGTCCAGACTGAAATTGTTATTAAccgtaatttatattttagaaATACCAGCAGTTGCGCTGGTGAAAAGAGCCTTGACTTTGACATATCAGAAGCCTGTGCACAATCCCAGAAGATCATGAACACTGTTAGTAGAAGCGATCTACTTGGTTCCCCTTTCTTGTCCCCGAGTTCATAGTCAACACATATTTCATGTAGAAATCACGCTGACCAAAAGCGCCTGAAACAATGTTGAAATGGTGCAGTCCTCTTTAAACGGTCATTTCACTGGGTGGCTTTACCGGATCGGTTCACTACAAATTAAAGCCATAGTTTCCgatttaaccttttagaaaggGCATACGCAACAACGACACAAATAAGTGGTGAGTGAAGTAGAGGACTTAAAGGATTGGAACGATACACTTGAAGACAGAGTAATCGGGCGAGGTAAGTAACACATTTCATGATTATATTGCGATACGCTTGCTATAATATTTGGGGCAAGAATTTTATACTGAACATCTTATATGATTATTGTTATACCACTGTTACCAtttatttggattttattttatactaATAATGCAATTTATACGAATCGTCGAAGAAATGACAAAgtcaaatgaaattgtttcaattagTCTACAACAAATTAAGAAATCCTTAAATTAAATCGCATAATTTAGTGAATTTACacagtaaaaataaattaaacaaaaatcacaGAGTTAGACAACATTCAACATTTATCCATTTTATCCATTTAACACATTTAAACacttacaacaaaaaattattctttaaTTGACCGGACATATTGACGACTAAGGTCTTCTTTCCTTATACCAAAAATTTTGCTTAAACCTTTCACACTTtcttaaacataaaattgtctCAATTCATCCCTCCCGTCCCCAAAAGAATCCCTTTCTAAATGGGACCCCAATCACACAATTCGACCATTTTATAGGTCACCACTGTCCATGGCCTTATTCAAGTCAGCCACAATTTTCCCCATTAACTCCTTATACGGCGAATCGGACCGGAAGCATGTGTCCAGAAAATGTCCGTCGCTGAAAAACTCAAACACTTCATCGATTCGAGCCAACGATTTGTCGGTTAAATGATTCTGAACGATGCTCTGTAGTGTGGCATGTGATTCGGCcaatgatttttgtaaataaggTAGGTCGAAACTGAAATCAACTTCATAGAATGATATTATGGCCATCTGGGTGGTCTGTAACAGAATATAGATAGAGGAAAAGATTAAAAAAGTTAATTGCTTTATggtatcatcatcataatttcactgaaaaaaaaaatattttcgtctaACTTATTGAGGTAGCGCACAGGTAGAGATTATAGATTATAGATGCCTTATTTATAATGTACCATAAAGACAGGTACAGAAACGAtgtatcaacaaaattgaaaataaatccaTGAAATATCTTTTTGAAGTATTAATTGCATCAACAGATTTAaggtaatttcatttcaaaaggAATTTACAGTTTTCAACGAACGAAGCTGCGTGAATAGCAGCTTGTACTTAAATAGGGCAACGGATCAGAATTTacagaatgaaataaaaacaaccaGACTCATGCATTGAAACATCATCCCATAATCATACGCCgccaaaatcaatattttatatcAACTACACCTCCgatcaataataataattttcacaacgcaggcacgaaaatagtcattttctcccctccgcTGAACATTCGGAAGCCTCCGTTGCGAAATACGGTGTGTTTAACTcgggaaaaagttgaaaattgcattttctcgggtgaatTGTGGCCTGATCGTAGCGAGATgtaatttcaaacttttctcacctcgttgaacaaataactgtttcagatagtcattttctcccctccgcTGAACATTCGGAAgttattgttgtgaaaaacggtTAAAAACTCGGGAAAAGTGTTAGAAATTTCATAGTCTCGGGTGACTTGTGACCCTCGCTGCGCTCACAGACAACACcatcgaaatgcaatttccaacttttcgtcgctagttgaacaaataactattcttacctgaaatttttgtcgaaatcGTTCTGCAGCATTGGTTTCGTCAGCATTAAATTGATTGTTCCGATGAAGTATACCAATTTTGATTACaattttgatgatatttttgacTAGACGTTCGGcttcttttttatttccagTCTAGAATAGGGAGAAGAAATTGGTTGATGGCAAGAACATAAATGAGATTTTAATGGACAAACGGACATATAAGTCCATCGTTGGCATTAATTTGAttacgaaaataattaatcgTTGGAGATGGAACTAAAGTGTGTAGTATGTGCAGTAGGATGTGTTATCTCTGAACAGAAACtccgagaaaaaaaactttcttcctCGGTTCGTTGATTATTTCGATCGATTAGAATTAAGATGAATCGGTATAAAATCGTAGTCTTATTGCACTTAAACATTGAATGCACACGTTGCTATGCTACCAATTAAAATCTTGATATTTCACGACGAACGTAGTCATTGATTAATAAAATCGTTCAATCAAATTGATTCTTCACTCCAGTGAAAATCAATTCACTTGTCTCGTCTACATAGAAGCTAAAAAGTGCAAGAACTGACTTGAAACTTACGTGTATTTTAGCTAGCCGATAAACGTTGTCCAATAGTGATGCCGTTGTTCCGTCGATGAAGGTTTTTGCAATACTTTTGGTGGCCATGCGGGATAGGATCTTCTTCTGTGCCCGTAAGCCGATGTCACGTGCCTTGAAAGCATTATCTGTCATGACTAAAATGGAAAGCAAATGTTTCACTATTTGGTGTCCTATAGTGTGAGGAGTGTTACGAGAAAAGTGGctgaattatattttctatTGATTCTATTGCCAGTCAATGTCATTTAATTTCACATGATTTATTGCAACgcacgcacttcaagcaaaattgcttcgagtgacagctgccaaatagagtatgGAAAATTATTCCAGATTtgtttacagtgccaaaatttgttgataccaacgcactgctcctagcatgaacataagaaatatttggaggctgatgaagtcacagtaggcactgcgtttctttcgtgaagataggtgacttgttttagttgtgtgagttcaaacacacaatacaatcaatcttaagcggtagctctcatcacaaaagcctccaaattcgacgtctgtcaaagtagtgttcatgctaggagcagtgcgttgttgatacactgtcccgaTTCAGTATCCTATTTAGAGTAgcactcatgcttgaaatgAGTTGTTTATTGGCAACGTAACATTTTATCCAAAGGGCGCTCTGTCAATGTGGAAGTATTGCCTAGTATTTTAATTCCCAACATGGAAGTAAGACTGCTACTTTTTTATTCAGAAACGGGAACTCAGAGTCTTCTCAAATTGGTGTCAAATTCATTCAGCTAAcctcaaaaaaataaaatttcaaataaattttttaaacattggATGAAATTGACAATAATTTGACTATGTTAAACGACATTAAGAGGAGGCTGACGAATGACGATAGTTTTTTAAGTGGACAGCAGCCAACCCCTACGAGTTACATATATGAAACTATTGGTGTCActttaaaaattagttttttaacGTCAGGCTATCTTCTattctttgtttaaaattttaaaattcaagaaGTTAGCCTGGTATTAAGTTGCCACACGTGCTGTTGTCAAATTCAAGGTTTTTATAGGAAGGTTGCGCAGATTGCTTGGTGAAAAAGGACTTCAACTTGCAGAAATTTAGGACCTTGGACAgtatttgacactgcaatatctgcgatatcaaaaaaaaaaaaaattcaaaacccCGTGCTTACGtagtaacacaaaaaatgaccTAATAATGGCAACAATAggtaaacaacaacaatattaaaTTATGCTTCCGTGGGAAAATTTGGTTAACTAAGAAGAAGACGGTTGTATCGCGAATAGAAGACAAAAATTGGTGATGTCATCAAAACGACTACAGTTTGATGAATCTACCTCCCTagcaaaaaacaaatgaatagTGAAAATCAGAAAGAGGACATGTCACACTAGcgaattgtaagaaaaattaaatttaaagtgaAAGACTCACtatgtattttcaatcgaatacaatcttcattttttttatgattcgcTAACGCGATGTGTATCCTTTCTGCATTCAGTTAGCAGCATGAACGGTCTCGGTGATTGCATGTTTTACCAAGTTTAAATGTTTTCGCGTTCGTCAAACACGTTTCATTTAAACTAATTTACCTAATACCGCAACAATTAATGGAAACGCTACACAAACATTTCATTAAGGCATCCGACACACCCCAAAAATAAAGGTGAAATTCAAGTATTATTAAcacataattaaaattaatgttcGTTGGTTGATGTTGTAGTGACTATAAAAAccattattattgttatgtTCTGACCTAAGCTCTgacctcaaaaaaaaaaaaaaaaaaaaaacccaacaaaatttaataCGATTATGAGAACGTGTGAGCTGAGCAATGCCCTACCCAAACGTAAAATGCTACATATCCTTTTCTGtataaaacaatattttcagcTAAGCTCTTCACCACACGATATATAGTGAAGATGgggaaaattacaatttaattcattACTGCTGTTCATTTCGCTCTAAAAGCACTTTACAGCATTCGTCGACagtaattcaaaatgaaatttgggGACAGTCTCTCTTTCGATAACAAActtttataccaaaaaatcgactttaatccaattttatgCTACAccgaattttgattttttggatGGATGTCGTAAATGACTTTTGATAAGATATCACAATCATAAATTGAACGATTACGATGAACACCATGCAAGCATTAGATTTATCTTATCGTGGTATTTATATGCACTTCAAATTATAGTTAGTCGAACGGATGGATATTTATTAACGGGTTTCAGGAAGGTATGATGTATGTATATTCGGTGATGTGTTTATAATTCCCATTATTGAACGGATCAGCTAGATatcaattttgtgtatttacGGTCATGAGCTTGATTAATGCatttatatttcattaaaattgactCGTTGTGCATTAActtctattgaaatttattgacttATAATTGGTACAGAAACAAACACTGACAATACTAGGAAACAGAGTCTTGGTCATACATTATTTACGCTGTTAATTTGATTAGAAATAGTAAATTACTTAACAATGAGGCacatgatggaaatggtacttcttgtgtgaaatttgccgATCGAGGCATAGCCgatttccatcatttacccCATTGTtttagtaatgtactattatttaGAAACTTAAGGTAAAGTTATGGATACGTCCaataaagttaactttacctcacgtttttgaataaaatatttttattcaaaaacgtaaggtaaagttaactttacaccactcggcttcgcctcgatcGGCAAATTTCACACGAGAAATACCATTTCaatcatttgccccattgtcaagtaatgtactattactgtCGATTGTAACAGTGAAACTTTTGGAGACAAACTAATTTCAGTTGTTGAtcacatttcaactttttaatttgattttattaggATAATTGCAGGCACTTCGCCTATTCGAATTGGTTCTTTTCTAAAGTGCCACTAAATTAACAAATCAATGCCGTCTGGAGCGTGAGCATTAAAAATGTATCAGCAAGCAGTTTACCGTTCATTGCCAAACAAAATCTAGGACTAGGGTGGGTCGCATGTTGTCATTGATATTTTTGCGAAACGCCTGACCTATGGTTACTCGCAAAATGTTCGAAAGAGTTTACCACAGTAGAACCTTCTTGGACAAACTTCGTGATGCAATAGGAATTTTTATGGTAGTGGACTGAGGTTGCATAAGGGACAGGGTTTTAGGGGACCTTAATAAAGTAATAAAGGACGTTCTCAACATAGTGTTGCCATACAGGTCATTGATCAAATCATTGATACCTCTATAAATATGAAATGTGGTAAATGTGGTATATAAATGGGGAGTAGAGCATAAATTTATCTTCGAAAAATGCATTCTTATCGAGTTTCAACTCtgtcatgcaaaaatgaaTTGCGTGTGACCTTTATGGACCCATTGCCAATAACAAGTTTAGTCTGAATCATTTAAAGTGACTTCCGAATCAtgcctcgaagtatgcaaataatTTCTGAACAAAGTTAGGTGCTTAAGaggaatctacacatggctaaatttttgcctacatttcggggcaaaattattattattttgatgataattttgaactCGCTTTCTTTTTGCGAAAActacgaccatcgtttggtgttaaaatgtgttagttttcagtaaaaatttgaatatttgttgtgatgtaacctcagtccgagaaaactcaatatttcacgaaaattgacacatattttgagttttttcggactgaggttacatcaccacaaacatttaattttttgatgggacctaacacattttaacaccaaacgatggtcgtactttttccaaaaaggatacgagtcgataattatcattaaaataataataattttgcaccGAAAGTAGGCTAAGgtgtagattcgtcttaattgaaatctcgcctaaatgtataCTAGACATTATGTACATGATTTCAtcatacgagtcattcagtgtgtaaATCGTTGCAACTACCAAAACACTCCACAACTGctcaaattatgaagcttgcgAGAACTTCAGGGCGTTAACAATGCGATAAAATGACgaatgatttctctggcataAGTGCGAAGAAACCATTCAACTCAAATCAAATGTAAAATCGGACCCACCCTAATCGAAACTTCGTTTTGGTTCTATTGTTGCTGATTGGAACGCTTTTCATCCCGATCAGACATTCTAAACAGATTCCTTTTATTGCTCGTCAAATCTTTGCTCGTTATGACTAAATCACAGGAGCGCAACAGTAACTGATGCCACGAATAAATGATTCTGCAAACGCACATCCACATGTTCCTGAACGTATAGGATGtatcattaaaataaatacaatgcTTGGAGTagaaagacaattttattcCATGTATTCGTTCCAACGCCGATAGGAAATTATTATCATTGCACTGGATGTCATGACAGTAATAGTAATGGTAAACAGTAGtttaaattctcaattttcatgaatatACTTCATGTGTTTATTATGCTAGCATATATAAAATGCATCGAAAAATGACTGCGATTACGAGCACACACATATTTTATGTGTTGCGAACCAGTGGAGTATATATAAATTGCAAGCGGAATATCAtatgaataaatttcaatgcAATTTGTGCcagataaaaaatgaaatattttccggTTTTTATTCCATTTCTTCCAAGTTTATTACGACCATACACACCCAGCAAAAttaaataacaagaaaaaaagtGGTGTTCGTATGCATTTTTATTAGATTTGAGGATGTGATGAAGTGTATTCATAAACATCAACGTTTGAATAGTTTATTTCCTTCTCGGAAtttcgtttggaaaatttgcatAGAATTGAACTTGATTTGTCCACTCTAAGAGGATAGAAGCTCGGAATGAACCAGTAAGCATTTATAATTGAATGTTCCAATCTTAGTAAAATTAATAACGGAGACATTCCAGTAAAATCATCGTTGACAATAGAGCTCATATTGTCGGACATTACAATTGAATATAATGTTTACGGACATTACGGAGAATAACCGAGACTTTCATTGTACTAATAATTTGCATGACATACAAAATTGAGCAGGGCGCAGGgcctcaagcttcataatttgggtaatTGCAGTGAgctaactttcctcagagagtatTTGTATTCTTCGAAGCGTGGTtagatatctcgtatccagatgatcgggctgaagccctcggatacttttacagATCGGTGATACCGAACCAAAAATGCGAGGTTAACACCTCGCGAGATTTTGACATTAGGCCAGATAGACCAAgtttttggttaaaattttaaaaatgctGATTATCAAAACAGACTGGCGTAGCTAATTATCAAAACAGACTGGCGTAGCCGATTATCTCACCTAATGTTAAAAATTTCTCGAGATGTTGATCTCGCATTTTGTGTTCGGTCCCGGTCTATATAACTTCTTTGGACGGACATGAGCGTTAAACTCAATTTCAAGTGGGTCTATTGAGTAAATACACTTCTTGACGATGTTTGGGATAAATCgaggggtggataaactaaaaaaacaaggttcgaagccatcgaaaacaaaaacaaaaataaacagaaaaaacaataaaacacaaaaaaaaaaacagaaaaaactaaaataaacaacaaaaaactagaaaactaatcaaaaaaagaagaaaaaatagaagaacaacacaaaaaaccaaaaaaaacaacaaccaagAGCCatcatttttttggtttaaaaccaaaagaaaatttgagaaaacaataaaactaaaaaataaacaaaaaacccgaaataaaaccaaagaaagtgaatgttttttgtttaatttttgtttaaaaacagaaaaaaaacaagaaaaaacagaaaaaaacaagaagaaacagaaaaaacaagaaaacatttgtttaaaaaaaaacaaggttcgaacaaaatttacgTTTATCCGCCCCTCGGGTGCTCgggataaatgatggaaatggctTATTGTGTGTTTACCAACGTCAACTTTGCCTCGGAGTACTATTACTCCATGCTCATAGCTAATGACATTTTGTGTTGATTGtgtctttattttatttttacaatatcTCGCGGTTGTCTGTTGCCGAAATGCCGGAAAGACCATGTATCACTCGGTTGGTTAAAAACTATTCTCAAATGTCACAACTTTAATTTTAAGATGatttttacaacattttcaGTGACACCCGCACAATCACCCACTTGAAGACCAACACAATTCAACAAGTGAAACGTTTTCTTGCAATATACAAGGAAAATGCAGACTGCCAAAGGCGAAATTTTGCTAATTTCCTTTATGCGAGTTATTTTATGATTTCCGGATCGCTTGCCTAATCTAATCTGTCCCTTGAGGCgatgaaaactaaaaatttatataaGAAACCAGTATTCTTCGTACCTACTAACGACAGTAATTTCTAACAAACTATTCAGTTCAGACTTCCTGACTCATTTTCAATCGATCCAATTAGGTCAATAACTCACAACCTAAAACCCGAATGTATCCCTTGCCATGCATAACCGTACAATTCAATGTCGTTGACATCACCCATCAATGACATTGAAGACCTTCAACTATGCCCTACAACATACCGCAATGCCACTTTAATAATTCTTTGTTGATACACACGAATGGGCAACACAATCACAGACCAATGTGATGTGAGACAAACGTTCTTGTACACACTGTCAAGGTAAAAGAATCTATACCAGCAAGGTCATCACGATTATTGGAACTCTTGCTGCTGTTGgctttatttattatttcatatCCAAGCAAGAAGTGTGTGTACAGCTACTCATCAGGTAAATGTACCTTCCACATACgatacatacatatatatgtataattGTTATGTATTTTGA
This genomic stretch from Bradysia coprophila strain Holo2 chromosome II, BU_Bcop_v1, whole genome shotgun sequence harbors:
- the LOC119067201 gene encoding tumor necrosis factor alpha-induced protein 8-like protein isoform X2 codes for the protein MINQVMTDNAFKARDIGLRAQKKILSRMATKSIAKTFIDGTTASLLDNVYRLAKIHTGNKKEAERLVKNIIKIVIKIGILHRNNQFNADETNAAERFRQKFQTTQMAIISFYEVDFSFDLPYLQKSLAESHATLQSIVQNHLTDKSLARIDEVFEFFSDGHFLDTCFRSDSPYKELMGKIVADLNKAMDSGDL
- the LOC119067201 gene encoding tumor necrosis factor alpha-induced protein 8-like protein isoform X1; translation: MNNSSILELQTWLIYQRVAIDCAGCLFMTDNAFKARDIGLRAQKKILSRMATKSIAKTFIDGTTASLLDNVYRLAKIHTGNKKEAERLVKNIIKIVIKIGILHRNNQFNADETNAAERFRQKFQTTQMAIISFYEVDFSFDLPYLQKSLAESHATLQSIVQNHLTDKSLARIDEVFEFFSDGHFLDTCFRSDSPYKELMGKIVADLNKAMDSGDL